Within the Ochrobactrum vermis genome, the region CGCCTGAAAGTGGAATATTCGCTGCCGGTTGGCTTTGAAATGTCGCGTTTCTCGGTCTGCCGGTGGATTACGGCAGATGATCCGTCAGAACTCGACCGCTTCATTGCTTCGCACCGTGCAGACATCGCGCATGACCTCGACCACGATCCGGTCTTCCTCGCCCAGAACGGCTTCTCGCTCAATTACGAGGCTGAACGCTGGAAGGATATCCGCTTTGCCACCATCAAGGACTATCAGGTCCGCGACAAGGTTTGACCCGATAGTGAGGCCATGAACGATCCGGTTCTTAAAGCGCTCGACCTATCTCCTGCCCTTCAGCAACGACTGAAGGGCTATGGCGGCGAGCACGACGAACTGGGGCGTTCAACAGCCAGTGTCCATCTGCTCGATCATCTCGATCTCGAGCCTCTTGTCTTGAAGATCGAACCTGCAAGCCCGGTCGGTGAACTGGCAGATGAAGCCGCGCGGCTTCGCTGGCTCGCAAAACAGAATCTGCTCTGCCCTGAAGTTCTCACTTTTGAAGCCGTAACAGGGCAGAGTCTCCTGCTGATGACCCGGCTTCCCGGCATCGATCTCGCTTCCGCCGTCGGCTCAGTTCCGCCAGATCGTATTGTGCATGTTCTGGCTACCGCGCTGAAATCGATGCACGCCATCGACCCGGCTTTATGTCCGTTTGATCACAGGCTTGATATCCGGATCGAAGATGCGCGCAAGCGCGTCGAAGCAGGTGCAGTCGACGAGGAGGATTTTGACAACGAGCGCGAAGGACAGACCGCACAGGACCTGCTTGTGGAACTGCGTCGGCAGAAGCCGAAAAGCGAAGACATCGTCGTCACCCATGGCGACGCCTGCCTGCCCAATTTCATGATGGACGATAGAGGCTTTACCGGTTTCATCGACTGCGGCAGGCTCGGCCTTGCCGACCGCCATCAGGATCTGGGACTTGCCTGCTGGAGCATTCGTTACAATCTGGGCGAAGAATGGGTAAAGCCCTTCCTCGACACCTATGGTGGCCCTGCAATCGACGATGCAAAGATCGCCTATTACCGCCTGCTGGACGAGTTTTTCTAAGAACAGTCAGCCTTTCGCTTCCAGAAGCCGTTCGGCGATTTTTGCCGCCAGCCTTTCAGCCACCTGTTCCTTGCTCATTTCCGGCCATTCCTCAATGCCCGAACGGCTCAGAATACGCACGCGATTATTGTCGCCGCCCATGACGCTGCTGCCGTCCGGGCCATGCGAAACGTCGTTGGCGACAATCCAGTCCGCACCTTTCTTCTCAAGCTTGGCTCGCGCATTTTCGGCCACGTCTTGCGTTTCCGCCGCAAAGCCCACCACAAGACCAGGGCGCTTTTCACTATGGCCGACACCGGCCAGAATGTCGGGGTTCTCGACCATGGCAAGCGTTGGAGCGCCTTCTCCGGGCTTCTTCTTGATCTTCTGCCCGGCTTCATTGGCGGTGCGCCAGTCGGCAACGGCTGCGACCATGATTGCCGCATCGGCGGGCAGGTGTCGCTCCACAGCAGCCTGCATTTCACGCGCCGTCTCGACTTGAATGACATCGACGCCTTCAGGATCGGCAATGGTGACCGGACCGGACACCAGATGCACGGTGGCACCCAACCGCGCCAGAGCGGCGGCAATGGCATGGCCCTGCTTGCCCGACGAGCGGTTGGCAATGTAGCGCACCGGGTCGATCGGCTCATGCGTCGGTCCGGAGGTCATGACAACGGTTTTGCCCGCAAGAGGCTTTGCCTGTGGTGCCAGCAGCGTTTCCACTGCCGCCACGATGGCCAACGGCTCGCTCATCCGGCCTGTACCGGCTTCGCCGCTTTCCGCCATCTCGCCCTTCTCGGGGCCGATGAAATGCACGCCGTCCTTTTCCAGCGTCAAGCGGTTGCGCCGGGTCGCGGAATTGTCCCACATGGCAGGGTTCATGGCAGGTGCAATCAGAACCGGAACTTTGCGCGCCAGCAGCACCGCGCTTGCCAGATCGTCGGCAAGGCCGTTGGCCATCCTGGCCATCAGATTGGCTGTTGCAGGCGCAACCACGATCAGATCGGCATCGCGCGCCAACCTTATATGCCCGACATCCTGCTCATCCTCTCGCGAGAACAGATCGGTGAAAACATGATCGGCGGAAACCGCGCCGATGGTCAGCGGTGTTACGAATTGCTGCGCTGCAGCCGTCATCAACGGACGCACATGTGCGCCACGCTCACGCAGCCGCCGAATGAGGTCCGGCGTCTTATAGGCGGCGATGCCACCACCGATGATGAGAAGAATGCGTCTGCCAGCCAGCGAAGCTCCCGCACCTGAAGACACTGCAATAGCTTTTGGAGCTTCATTCAGTCCGGCCAGAAGAAGCCGCGCCTCTTCTTCCATGGAGCGCCCATTCTGCGCTGCCCTGATACGCAGCCGTTCTTTCGCTGCATCGTCGAGATTACGGATGGTAATGCTAGCCATCTGATTGCACTCACTCGTTATAAGTGCAATCATTGAAATCACATCGTGGGTTATCTGTCACTTTAAAAGTGAGTTTATAGCCAAAGATAGAGTTTAATCGCGATCGCCGCGAGCGAAATTGCAATCACCACCTGCGCAATGCGACCCCAGCGTGAATGCCTGGCTTCAGCACGACCGATAGCTTCCGCCGTCGCCGCATCGAAACGCAAACCGTTGGCGGCCATATCGTCCAGTGCCACTGAAACACGTTCTACGCGCGCCACAAGTTCCGGTGTCTTTCGCGTGAAATGAAGCAGCGAATAAACGCTATCCTTCGCATCGACAAGCATGCCTTGCGGTCCAAGATTTTTGCGTATCCAGTCGCCGACGACCGGCTCGGCCGCTTTCCACATATTGAAATGCGGATTGAGCGTGCGCGACACCCCTTCCACGACAACCATGGTTTTCTGGAGCATCAGCAGTTCCGGCCGCGTCTCCATGTCGAAAAGCTGGGTCACTTCGAACAGAAGCGTCAGCAGCTTGGCCATGGAAATGGTTTCAGCCGGCTGACCATGGATCGGCTCGCCGATAGCGCGGATCGCTTGCGCGAAGCTCGCCACGTCATGCGTATGCGGCACATAACCCGCCTCGAAATGCACTTCCGCCACGCGCATATAATCACGCGTGATGAAGCCATAGAGAATTTCAGCAAGGAAGCGCCGCTGCTGCTTGTTAAGCCGTCCGGTAATACCGAAATCGACCGCAACGATGATGCCTTGCGGGTCAACGAACAGATTGCCCGGATGCATGTCGGCATGGAAAAAACCATCGCGCAGCGTATGACGCAGGAAGGACTGGATCAGCGTTTCGGCAAGCTTCTTCAGATCGAACCCGGCCGCTTCAAGCGCAGAAATATCCGACATCTTGGTGCCGTCGATCCATTCGAGCGTCAGCACATCGCGACCGGTCCGTTCCCAATCGACGTTGGGAACACGGAAACCCTCGTCGCCCTTGATGTTCTCGGCGATTTCGGAAAGGGCGGCCGCTTCCAGCCGCAGATCCATCTCGATGCGAGTGGTCTGCTGCAGTGTCTCGACAACCTGAACCGGGCGCAAACGGCGCGTAAACGGAACGTGGCGCTCCTGCATGCGCGCCACCATGTAGAAACCCTCAAGGTCGCGGGCGAAACGCTGGCGGACGCCGGGACGTATAACCTTGACCGCAACCTTCTGCGGTTTGCCGTCCTTCGTGACTTCAGCCGGATGCACCTGTGCCATCGAGGCAGCCGCTATCGGCGCATCGAAATGCAGGTAAAGATCGTCGATCTTGCGACCAAGCGAGCCCTCAATACCGGCAATCGCATCGGATTGTGGGAAGAAGTCCAGGCGATCCTGCAAAAGCTCCAGATCGGCGGCCACATCTTGCCCGACAATATCCGGGCGGGTTGCCAGAAACTGGCCAAGCTTCACATAGGATGGGCCAAGCTTGTTCATGGCCCGCGACATGCGCTCGGAACGTTGCATGTGCCGCGCACGCGGGCGCGCCAGAATGCCTGCAATCTTGTGCCCGAACGCCGGAAGACCGGAAAGCCCTTCCACCGGCAAGGCGCTGATAACGCCTTCGCGCGTCAGTATCCATCCAGCCCGCATCAACCGGAAAGCGGCCGACAAATTACTCATGCCCCGATGCCCCGTTCCTGACCCCAATTCATCACAGGCACAATCAAAGCTTCCAGCCGGAATGAAGCGCGGCAATGCCGCCAGTGAAATTGCGATAGCTCACGCGCTCGAAACCAGCCTTCCCGATCATCGCGGCAAAATCCTGCTGCTTGGGGAATTTGCGGATCGATTCAACCAGATAGCTGTAGGAATCCGCATCGCCGGTAATCATCTTGCCGATACGCGGAATGGCGTGGAACGACCACTGATCATAGATTCTGTCGAGAACCGGCAATTCAACCTCGGAGAATTCGAGGCAGAGGAAACGACCGCCCGGCTTCAACACGCGATAGGCTTCAGACAGCGCCTTGTCGATATGCGGAACATTGCGAATGCCGAAGGCAATCGTATAAGCGTCGAAACTGTTATCTTCAAAAGGCAGCTCTTCGGCATTTGCCTCGACGAATTCAAGATTATCCGCAAGGCCCTTCTTGATCGCCCGTTCACGCCCCACGCCGAGCATCGAGCCATTGATATCGAGAATGGTGACATGGGCCTGACGACCGGAAGCCTCGACAATGCGGAAGGCAATATCACCGGTGCCGCCTGCAACGTCGAGCGAGGTCCAGCCGGGGCGCTTCGACGGCGCCAGCCATGCAATCATCGCATCTTTCCAGACGCGGTGCATACCCGCAGACATGAGATCGTTCATCACGTCGTACTTGCTGGCGACCTTATGGAAGACGTCGTTAACCAGGCTCTGCTTTTCGCTTTCGTCAACCGCCTTGAAGCCGAATGAATGCTCCATGCCACCTTGTGCGCCGACGCGGTCTGCATTGCCGTTCTGCTGGCTCATAGCTCATCCTGCTTTTTGAATAGTCTGACGAAAATGATTTTCGGTTATGCATATAAAGCTTGTGCCGAACGATACAAGCACAGACGTTTTATCACTACCCCTTTTGTGATCTCAGCCATTGAACTGGTGGTCTGATTCCAACATTTGCATCCCCCGGCTCAAGCGCCGAGCAAATGTTGAAATCAAAAAGACCACTGGCAAGCATATGTGTCAGCCGGGATTCAAACGTCAAATTCAATCCACTCGCTTGCGTTGGCGTTGAAAAATGGCCAAAGAGACATAAAACTGTGCGTGCGCGCTCGCCACGCGTTTTCTCCGGCGCAATCTGCCGCTAAAGTCAAAAAGATAACAAGAAAAGTGGAAAGATCATGGGCGTTACAGTCGTCAGCCATCCGCTTGTCCAGCACAAGCTCACCATCATGCGCAAGAAGGAAACGTCCACAGCCAGCTTCCGGCGGCTGCTGAAGGAAATATCGCTGTTGCTCTGCTATGAAGTGACGCGCGACCTAGAACTGACCACCATGCCGATCGAAACGCCGTTGATGCCGATGGATGCGCCGGTCCTTGAAGGCAAGAAGCTCGTCTTCGCCTCGATCCTGCGTGCGGGCAACGGCCTTCTGGAAGGCATGCTCGATCTGGTGCCAGCGGCCCGCGTCGCCCATATCGGTCTCTACCGCGATCACGACACGCTGCAGCCGGTCGAATATTACTTCAAGGCTCCGGAAGACATCGTCAACCGCCTCATCATCGTGGTGGATCCGATGCTGGCCACCGGGCATTCGGCAATCGCAGCCATCGACAAGCTGAAGGAACGCGGCGCGACCAATATCCGCTTCCTCTGCCTGCTGGCCGCACCGGAAGGCATCAAGCGCTTTACCGAGGCCCATCCAGATGTCGACGTGTTCACGGCTTCCATCGATGAACGCCTCGATGAAAAAGGCTATATCGTTCCTGGTCTCGGCGATGCCGGCGACCGCATGTACGGCACGAAATAAGCTAAAACGTAACCAGACAGTAATCCGCGCCGGATACTCTCGTTTTTTAAAAGCGGGGTAAGCATGGCGCGGATTTTCTTTATTGTTCTGATGCTGGCGGGACTGGCCACGGCTTTTCCGATTCTCTTCGAGAAGTTCCAGTCGGCAACGGTCGAGCAAGCCGCGACGGCAACACACTCCACGTCATCCCAACAGAACCCTTCTGCCTATAGCGGACGCCGCACACAGATCGCGCCGGACAGTCGCGGTCATTTCATCACGGACGTAAAAGTTGCCGGTCAATCCCTTCGCGCCATGGTGGATACGGGGGCGAGTGTCGTTGCGATCAACACAAGCGCTGCGCGGCGCATCGGCCTTTCGCTCAAACCCGCCGATTTCAAATATCGCGTCTCGACCGCCAACGGCGAAACCGTCGCTGCATCCGCCATCCTGTCGAGCATCGAGATCGGACGTGTCCGGCTTGAGAATGTGGAAGCCATGGTCCTGCATGACGACGCCCTGTCCGACACGCTTCTCGGCATGAGCTTTCTGAAGCGTCTGCGCCACTAT harbors:
- a CDS encoding APH(3')-II family aminoglycoside O-phosphotransferase, which codes for MNDPVLKALDLSPALQQRLKGYGGEHDELGRSTASVHLLDHLDLEPLVLKIEPASPVGELADEAARLRWLAKQNLLCPEVLTFEAVTGQSLLLMTRLPGIDLASAVGSVPPDRIVHVLATALKSMHAIDPALCPFDHRLDIRIEDARKRVEAGAVDEEDFDNEREGQTAQDLLVELRRQKPKSEDIVVTHGDACLPNFMMDDRGFTGFIDCGRLGLADRHQDLGLACWSIRYNLGEEWVKPFLDTYGGPAIDDAKIAYYRLLDEFF
- the coaBC gene encoding bifunctional phosphopantothenoylcysteine decarboxylase/phosphopantothenate--cysteine ligase CoaBC — protein: MASITIRNLDDAAKERLRIRAAQNGRSMEEEARLLLAGLNEAPKAIAVSSGAGASLAGRRILLIIGGGIAAYKTPDLIRRLRERGAHVRPLMTAAAQQFVTPLTIGAVSADHVFTDLFSREDEQDVGHIRLARDADLIVVAPATANLMARMANGLADDLASAVLLARKVPVLIAPAMNPAMWDNSATRRNRLTLEKDGVHFIGPEKGEMAESGEAGTGRMSEPLAIVAAVETLLAPQAKPLAGKTVVMTSGPTHEPIDPVRYIANRSSGKQGHAIAAALARLGATVHLVSGPVTIADPEGVDVIQVETAREMQAAVERHLPADAAIMVAAVADWRTANEAGQKIKKKPGEGAPTLAMVENPDILAGVGHSEKRPGLVVGFAAETQDVAENARAKLEKKGADWIVANDVSHGPDGSSVMGGDNNRVRILSRSGIEEWPEMSKEQVAERLAAKIAERLLEAKG
- the ubiB gene encoding 2-polyprenylphenol 6-hydroxylase, with amino-acid sequence MSNLSAAFRLMRAGWILTREGVISALPVEGLSGLPAFGHKIAGILARPRARHMQRSERMSRAMNKLGPSYVKLGQFLATRPDIVGQDVAADLELLQDRLDFFPQSDAIAGIEGSLGRKIDDLYLHFDAPIAAASMAQVHPAEVTKDGKPQKVAVKVIRPGVRQRFARDLEGFYMVARMQERHVPFTRRLRPVQVVETLQQTTRIEMDLRLEAAALSEIAENIKGDEGFRVPNVDWERTGRDVLTLEWIDGTKMSDISALEAAGFDLKKLAETLIQSFLRHTLRDGFFHADMHPGNLFVDPQGIIVAVDFGITGRLNKQQRRFLAEILYGFITRDYMRVAEVHFEAGYVPHTHDVASFAQAIRAIGEPIHGQPAETISMAKLLTLLFEVTQLFDMETRPELLMLQKTMVVVEGVSRTLNPHFNMWKAAEPVVGDWIRKNLGPQGMLVDAKDSVYSLLHFTRKTPELVARVERVSVALDDMAANGLRFDAATAEAIGRAEARHSRWGRIAQVVIAISLAAIAIKLYLWL
- the ubiE gene encoding bifunctional demethylmenaquinone methyltransferase/2-methoxy-6-polyprenyl-1,4-benzoquinol methylase UbiE, with amino-acid sequence MSQQNGNADRVGAQGGMEHSFGFKAVDESEKQSLVNDVFHKVASKYDVMNDLMSAGMHRVWKDAMIAWLAPSKRPGWTSLDVAGGTGDIAFRIVEASGRQAHVTILDINGSMLGVGRERAIKKGLADNLEFVEANAEELPFEDNSFDAYTIAFGIRNVPHIDKALSEAYRVLKPGGRFLCLEFSEVELPVLDRIYDQWSFHAIPRIGKMITGDADSYSYLVESIRKFPKQQDFAAMIGKAGFERVSYRNFTGGIAALHSGWKL
- the upp gene encoding uracil phosphoribosyltransferase, with the protein product MGVTVVSHPLVQHKLTIMRKKETSTASFRRLLKEISLLLCYEVTRDLELTTMPIETPLMPMDAPVLEGKKLVFASILRAGNGLLEGMLDLVPAARVAHIGLYRDHDTLQPVEYYFKAPEDIVNRLIIVVDPMLATGHSAIAAIDKLKERGATNIRFLCLLAAPEGIKRFTEAHPDVDVFTASIDERLDEKGYIVPGLGDAGDRMYGTK
- a CDS encoding retropepsin-like aspartic protease family protein; protein product: MARIFFIVLMLAGLATAFPILFEKFQSATVEQAATATHSTSSQQNPSAYSGRRTQIAPDSRGHFITDVKVAGQSLRAMVDTGASVVAINTSAARRIGLSLKPADFKYRVSTANGETVAASAILSSIEIGRVRLENVEAMVLHDDALSDTLLGMSFLKRLRHYEVSNGTLVLTQ